From one Mycolicibacterium sp. HK-90 genomic stretch:
- the eccE gene encoding type VII secretion protein EccE yields the protein MTARLALASLFIVAAVLARPWQTNTERWVLGVSVAAVVLLLAWWGGLFLTTRIARRIAMWRRNLAKKPAAQPVDSETVVLRVDPADPAQLPVAVGYLDRYGIRCDKVRLTHRDSGGNRRSWISLTVAAADNLDALRARSSRIPLRDTTEIVGRRLADHLREQGWTVTLVDGVDSPLPEPGKETWRGMKDDSGYVAAYRINVTDKLDAVLAGVGALPAQETWTALEFTGSPVAPLITVGAAIRTADRPSAKAPLAGLTPIRGRHRPALAALNPLSTERLEGTPAAPPQALLASVEHEIPQEAGHPA from the coding sequence ATGACCGCCCGACTCGCGCTGGCGTCGCTGTTCATCGTCGCGGCGGTCCTGGCCCGGCCGTGGCAGACCAACACCGAACGATGGGTGCTCGGTGTGTCCGTCGCCGCCGTGGTGCTGCTGCTGGCCTGGTGGGGCGGGTTGTTCCTGACCACCAGGATCGCCCGGCGCATCGCCATGTGGCGACGCAACCTCGCCAAGAAGCCGGCCGCACAGCCGGTCGATTCGGAGACCGTCGTGCTCCGGGTCGATCCCGCGGACCCGGCCCAGCTGCCCGTGGCGGTCGGTTACCTGGACCGTTACGGCATCCGCTGCGACAAGGTCCGCCTCACCCACCGGGATTCCGGGGGCAACCGGCGCAGCTGGATCAGCCTGACGGTGGCCGCGGCGGACAACCTCGATGCGTTGCGCGCCCGTTCGTCGCGAATCCCGTTGCGGGACACCACGGAGATCGTCGGACGCCGGCTCGCGGATCACCTGCGTGAACAGGGCTGGACCGTCACGCTGGTGGACGGGGTCGACTCGCCGCTGCCCGAGCCGGGCAAGGAAACCTGGCGCGGGATGAAGGACGACTCCGGATACGTGGCGGCGTACCGGATCAACGTCACCGACAAGTTGGACGCGGTCCTCGCCGGCGTCGGCGCCCTGCCGGCCCAGGAAACCTGGACCGCACTTGAGTTCACCGGATCCCCGGTGGCGCCGCTGATCACGGTCGGTGCCGCGATCCGGACCGCCGACCGGCCGTCGGCCAAGGCTCCGCTGGCCGGCCTCACCCCGATCCGTGGCCGGCATCGCCCGGCACTGGCCGCGCTCAACCCGTTGTCCACGGAGCGTTTGGAGGGCACCCCGGCCGCGCCGCCGCAGGCCCTGCTGGCGTCAGTCGAACATGAAATCCCGCAGGAAGCGGGTCATCCGGCGTAG